The following are encoded together in the Bacillus sp. V2I10 genome:
- a CDS encoding M14 family zinc carboxypeptidase → MNLKKKVLSVSLSSLVAISAFSAVSSPVSAVGNGPGAGNGSIQTSILHTYDSMVDYLKTQDAKQEGMQLEIIGQTVKGRDIYLTKYITNPDNPTILFLTQQHGNEQLTTEGALEFIKHLGTNKSKGVLENVNILVIPMLNADGAMGDVNFSLDNYLADGGRHLTRYNANEIDLNREHDKPIGSMQAEVKALYENVFEKYKIDYMIDLHHQGTLSETEGELVSGSILHPTNSDVDADVLERSKKLGSVVYHSIENTGWGHIGKYDGGSGQNIGRNGAAVRYGISTLLFEMRGMSDHYIESYALGQKSNGYLIKQTITTLDSTVRAIADGSIENADVSFWDTLPTQKSRSGEESDE, encoded by the coding sequence ATGAACCTTAAAAAGAAAGTATTGTCTGTTTCTCTATCCAGTCTTGTAGCAATAAGCGCTTTTTCCGCAGTTTCTTCACCAGTTAGTGCCGTCGGCAATGGACCAGGCGCCGGTAATGGATCAATCCAAACATCCATTCTTCATACTTATGACAGCATGGTGGACTATTTAAAAACACAAGATGCCAAGCAGGAGGGCATGCAGCTTGAAATCATCGGTCAAACGGTAAAAGGCCGGGATATTTACTTAACAAAATACATAACAAACCCGGACAACCCCACTATTTTATTCTTAACGCAGCAGCACGGCAACGAGCAGCTGACAACAGAAGGAGCACTTGAATTCATCAAACACTTAGGCACCAATAAATCAAAAGGTGTTCTAGAGAACGTGAATATCCTGGTCATTCCAATGTTAAATGCCGATGGCGCCATGGGTGATGTGAATTTTTCACTGGATAACTATCTTGCTGATGGCGGCCGCCATTTAACTCGGTATAATGCAAATGAGATTGATTTAAACCGGGAGCATGATAAACCGATTGGCAGCATGCAGGCAGAAGTTAAAGCTTTATATGAAAATGTATTTGAAAAGTACAAGATTGATTACATGATAGACCTTCACCATCAGGGAACTCTAAGTGAAACAGAGGGAGAGCTTGTGTCAGGTTCAATCCTGCATCCGACTAATTCTGATGTCGATGCTGATGTTCTTGAGCGTTCTAAAAAACTGGGGTCAGTTGTCTATCATTCAATTGAAAACACAGGCTGGGGCCATATTGGCAAATACGATGGCGGCAGCGGTCAAAATATCGGACGCAATGGGGCAGCTGTCCGTTATGGCATTTCTACTCTTCTGTTTGAAATGCGCGGAATGTCTGATCACTATATTGAATCCTATGCGCTCGGACAAAAAAGCAATGGCTACCTGATTAAACAAACGATCACAACGCTTGACTCTACAGTCAGAGCCATCGCAGACGGATCTATCGAGAATGCGGATGTGAGCTTTTGGGATACACTTCCGACTCAAAAAAGTCGTTCTGGTGAAGAATCAGACGAATAA
- a CDS encoding GbsR/MarR family transcriptional regulator, which translates to MNDSALNTIKHVEDQFVERIAENMTAFGVSGTVGRVLGIIYMNRQPMTLDELSRATGMSKTRMSQVVREMLDLNIAEKVFEKGVRRDLYNVEQDYYQTFISLFAANWSKVVSRNKMTEKKMSRELLEALESEGLSEEIEKKLNSLLAETKQWLEYYQWMDNLIEFFESEEIFKYVPKPKHENS; encoded by the coding sequence ATGAACGATAGTGCTCTGAATACGATAAAACACGTTGAGGATCAATTCGTTGAGAGAATCGCTGAGAATATGACTGCCTTTGGGGTATCCGGAACAGTCGGAAGAGTGTTAGGCATTATTTATATGAACAGGCAGCCAATGACATTAGATGAATTATCCCGGGCAACGGGGATGAGCAAAACACGTATGAGTCAAGTTGTGCGGGAGATGCTTGATTTAAACATTGCTGAGAAAGTATTTGAAAAGGGCGTTCGTAGGGATCTATACAATGTAGAGCAAGATTACTACCAGACATTTATCTCCTTATTTGCTGCCAATTGGAGTAAGGTTGTAAGCAGAAATAAAATGACAGAAAAAAAAATGAGCAGAGAATTGCTTGAAGCTCTAGAAAGTGAAGGACTCTCGGAAGAAATAGAAAAGAAGCTGAATTCATTGCTTGCTGAGACAAAGCAATGGCTTGAATATTATCAATGGATGGACAATCTCATTGAATTTTTTGAAAGTGAAGAAATCTTTAAATATGTCCCAAAACCAAAACATGAAAATAGCTGA
- a CDS encoding betaine/proline/choline family ABC transporter ATP-binding protein (Members of the family are the ATP-binding subunit of ABC transporters for substrates such as betaine, L-proline or other amino acids, choline, carnitine, etc. The substrate specificity is best determined from the substrate-binding subunit, rather than this subunit, as it interacts with the permease subunit and not with substrate directly.), protein MLKLDKVSKIYKGGKRAVKEITLHIDKGEFICFIGPSGCGKTTTMKMINRMIEPSKGSIFIEGENILDKDPVELRREIGYVIQQIGLFPHMTIQQNITLVPRLLKWPEDKKRARAEELLKLVDMGPEYLNRYPYELSGGQQQRIGVLRALAADPPLILMDEPFGALDPITRDSLQEEFKNLQRTLDKTIVFVTHDMDEAIKLADRIVILRDGEIVQVGTPDEILKNPANEFVEEFIGKERLLQARPNLERVEQMMNPNPITVTSDKSLSDAIQIMRQHRVDSLLVVDENHVLKGYIDVESIDLNRKKANLVGDVLQTELYTVLKNTLVRDAVRKILKRGMKYVPVVDENGRLVGIVTRASLVDIVYDSIWGEDEISVTTT, encoded by the coding sequence TTGCTTAAATTAGACAAGGTTTCTAAGATCTATAAGGGAGGAAAGCGTGCAGTAAAAGAAATTACCTTACATATTGATAAAGGTGAATTTATATGTTTTATCGGACCGAGCGGATGCGGTAAAACAACAACAATGAAAATGATTAATCGCATGATTGAACCATCAAAAGGGAGCATTTTTATCGAGGGGGAAAATATTCTCGATAAAGATCCAGTGGAACTCAGACGTGAAATAGGCTATGTTATCCAGCAAATTGGCTTGTTTCCGCATATGACCATCCAGCAGAATATTACACTTGTACCAAGGTTATTAAAATGGCCAGAAGATAAAAAAAGAGCCCGCGCCGAGGAACTTCTTAAGCTTGTCGATATGGGCCCTGAATATTTAAACCGGTATCCATATGAGTTAAGTGGAGGCCAGCAGCAAAGAATTGGTGTTTTGCGTGCGCTGGCAGCTGATCCCCCGTTAATCCTAATGGACGAGCCTTTCGGTGCCCTCGATCCAATCACACGTGATTCGCTGCAAGAAGAATTTAAAAATCTTCAAAGAACTCTGGACAAAACAATCGTCTTTGTCACACATGATATGGATGAGGCAATAAAGCTTGCAGACCGAATTGTGATCCTTCGCGATGGCGAAATTGTTCAAGTTGGTACACCAGATGAAATTTTAAAAAACCCGGCTAACGAATTTGTTGAGGAATTCATTGGAAAAGAGCGACTGCTGCAGGCTAGACCGAACTTGGAACGAGTTGAGCAGATGATGAATCCTAATCCGATTACAGTGACAAGCGATAAATCACTTTCTGATGCCATTCAGATTATGAGGCAGCATCGTGTTGATTCCTTGCTGGTTGTAGATGAAAACCACGTTTTAAAAGGCTACATAGATGTTGAATCGATTGACCTTAATCGTAAAAAAGCTAATTTAGTCGGAGATGTATTACAAACTGAATTATATACGGTACTTAAAAATACTCTTGTCCGTGATGCCGTAAGAAAAATCTTAAAAAGAGGAATGAAGTATGTTCCTGTCGTCGATGAAAACGGACGTCTCGTTGGAATTGTAACAAGAGCAAGTCTTGTTGATATAGTGTATGACTCCATTTGGGGCGAAGATGAAATCAGCGTTACGACAACCTAA
- a CDS encoding ABC transporter permease encodes MNQIIDFLQTNGGEMLYKTWEHLYISLIAVILGILVAVPLGVALTRMKKGAGVIIGVVSIIQTLPSLAILAFFIPLLGVGKVPAIVALFFYSVLPILRNTYTGVRGVNKNLLESGKGVGMTVWEQIRLVEIPLSIPIIMAGIRTSTVYLIGWATLASFIGGGGLGDYIFIGLNLYQPEFIIGGAVPVTILAVIIDYGLSLTEEKVTPNGIRGMKEVS; translated from the coding sequence ATGAATCAAATAATTGATTTCCTGCAAACAAATGGCGGAGAAATGCTTTACAAAACATGGGAGCATTTATATATTTCATTAATTGCCGTTATTTTAGGCATTCTTGTCGCAGTTCCGCTTGGCGTTGCGTTAACAAGAATGAAAAAGGGAGCGGGTGTGATTATTGGCGTTGTGAGCATCATTCAGACATTGCCGAGTCTCGCTATTTTAGCCTTTTTTATTCCGCTGCTTGGAGTAGGGAAGGTTCCAGCTATTGTCGCACTATTTTTCTATTCAGTCCTACCGATCTTAAGAAACACCTATACAGGGGTAAGAGGTGTAAATAAGAATCTACTGGAGTCAGGAAAAGGGGTCGGTATGACTGTATGGGAACAAATCCGGCTTGTTGAAATTCCATTGTCGATTCCGATCATCATGGCTGGAATCCGCACATCTACCGTTTATCTTATCGGCTGGGCTACACTTGCTTCCTTTATTGGCGGAGGAGGTCTGGGAGATTACATCTTCATTGGACTGAATTTATATCAGCCAGAATTCATTATTGGCGGAGCAGTGCCTGTTACAATACTAGCTGTAATTATTGATTACGGTCTTTCTTTAACTGAAGAGAAAGTAACGCCGAACGGAATAAGAGGGATGAAGGAAGTTTCATAA
- a CDS encoding osmoprotectant ABC transporter substrate-binding protein: MGLLFSIIISGCSLPGLSGASESTIKIGAQNLTESEILANMISQLIEHNTELNTELIKNLGSNYVQHQAMLGGDIDISATRYSGTDLTSTLGREAVKDPEKALKIVQDEFDKKFGYKWFDSYGFDNTYAFTVTKKLAEVNHLEKVSDLKQSAQNYKLGVDNAWLKRKGDGYEGFVDTYGIEFGKTFPMQIGLVYDAVKNEKMDIVLAFSTDGRIKAYDLKILEDDKKYFPPYDCSPVIPEKVLKEHPEIEGIVGKLIGKIDTQTMQELNYEVDGNLKEPSVVAEEYLKKNNYFE; this comes from the coding sequence ATGGGTTTACTGTTCTCAATCATCATAAGCGGATGCTCCCTGCCCGGATTAAGCGGAGCATCAGAATCCACTATAAAAATAGGTGCTCAAAACTTGACTGAGTCCGAGATTCTTGCAAATATGATTTCACAATTAATCGAACATAATACCGAATTAAATACAGAGCTGATTAAAAATCTCGGATCTAACTACGTCCAGCATCAAGCTATGCTTGGAGGGGATATTGATATTTCTGCCACACGTTATTCTGGTACGGACCTCACAAGTACTTTAGGCAGAGAGGCTGTTAAAGACCCAGAGAAAGCGTTAAAAATCGTTCAGGACGAATTTGATAAGAAATTTGGGTACAAATGGTTCGACTCTTATGGATTTGATAATACCTATGCGTTTACAGTTACAAAAAAACTGGCAGAAGTGAACCATCTTGAAAAAGTATCTGATTTAAAACAAAGTGCACAAAATTATAAGCTCGGTGTAGATAATGCTTGGCTTAAAAGAAAAGGCGACGGCTACGAGGGATTTGTCGATACATATGGCATTGAATTCGGAAAAACGTTTCCAATGCAGATAGGCCTTGTCTATGACGCAGTTAAAAACGAAAAAATGGATATCGTCCTAGCCTTTTCAACTGACGGACGAATAAAGGCTTATGACCTTAAAATTTTAGAGGATGATAAAAAATATTTTCCTCCTTATGACTGCTCTCCTGTCATACCGGAAAAAGTATTGAAAGAACATCCTGAAATTGAAGGTATAGTAGGCAAACTAATTGGCAAGATCGACACACAAACCATGCAGGAACTAAATTATGAGGTAGACGGAAACTTAAAAGAACCGTCAGTTGTAGCTGAAGAATATTTAAAAAAGAACAATTATTTCGAGTAG
- a CDS encoding ABC transporter permease, with translation MNTLEQLWMYYSQNGEYVLTEFYRHFLMSAYGVLFAAIAGIPIGIYIARYRKISKWVFSITNVIQTIPALAMLAVLMLVMGLGVNTVILSLFLYSLLPIIRNTYTGIVSIEHAYLESGKAMGMTKLQILTMVELPLALSVIMAGLRTALVIAIGITAIGTFVGAGGLGDIIVRGTNATNGTAIILAGAIPTALMAVLADVILGWLEKILSPTKSKKKLRTETAEVSSS, from the coding sequence TTGAATACGCTCGAGCAGCTTTGGATGTATTATTCCCAGAATGGAGAATACGTGCTCACTGAATTTTACCGTCACTTTCTAATGTCAGCCTACGGAGTGTTATTTGCAGCAATAGCAGGAATCCCAATTGGTATATATATTGCACGATATAGAAAGATCAGCAAGTGGGTTTTTTCTATAACAAATGTCATTCAAACGATCCCTGCACTTGCCATGCTCGCTGTCTTAATGCTTGTTATGGGCCTTGGAGTAAATACGGTCATTCTTTCGTTATTTCTTTATTCTCTTCTGCCTATTATCAGAAACACATACACTGGTATTGTAAGCATTGAACACGCCTATTTAGAATCAGGAAAAGCTATGGGAATGACGAAGCTTCAGATTCTGACAATGGTTGAATTGCCGCTTGCTCTTTCTGTCATCATGGCAGGCCTTAGAACGGCACTAGTTATTGCTATCGGTATAACAGCAATCGGAACCTTTGTAGGCGCCGGAGGCTTGGGCGATATTATTGTCCGCGGAACGAATGCCACGAATGGCACAGCTATTATTTTGGCAGGAGCTATACCAACTGCTCTCATGGCTGTTCTCGCAGATGTAATCTTAGGCTGGCTTGAAAAAATCCTTTCACCGACAAAGTCTAAAAAGAAACTGAGAACAGAAACTGCTGAAGTTTCTTCATCTTGA